One region of Mucilaginibacter gotjawali genomic DNA includes:
- a CDS encoding ATP-binding protein, which yields MSSFIARQIAPIIKAQQSKFPVLAVTGPRQSGKTTLLKALFSDYRYVSLENPDTRSFALEDPIGFLNTYDQKIIFDEVQRAPALFSYIQGRVDESGQMGQFILSGSQNFHLLNSITQTLAGRVALFKLLPLDFTELKSQSLLEDSYTKASIKGFYPAIFDRDIDPVVFYSNYIQTYIEKDVTELMNIRDLKVFRTFLGLCAGRAGQLLNYSALANECDISHSTAKAWLSILESSYIIFLLQPYHQNFNKRLVKSPKLYFYDTGLLSYLLGIRTVGELEENRLKGQVFENMILAEYQKKKHHLYLHQDYYFWQDSNAHEVDLLMKKSNGFSIFEIKATQTISSSLFKKMDRFEEIAAPAEVSKTLIYGGAENEKRTKYDVLSWKNVSDGEKSIKGIIG from the coding sequence ATGAGCTCATTTATCGCCCGTCAGATAGCGCCCATTATCAAAGCGCAGCAATCCAAATTCCCGGTACTTGCGGTTACAGGGCCGAGGCAAAGCGGTAAAACAACCTTATTGAAAGCCCTTTTTAGCGATTACCGCTATGTTTCGCTTGAAAACCCGGACACACGCTCTTTTGCATTGGAAGATCCCATCGGTTTTTTGAACACGTACGATCAAAAAATTATTTTTGATGAAGTGCAGCGCGCGCCTGCCCTATTTTCCTATATCCAGGGCAGGGTGGATGAATCTGGACAGATGGGGCAATTTATACTGTCAGGTTCGCAAAACTTTCATTTGCTAAATAGCATCACCCAAACCCTGGCAGGCAGAGTCGCTTTATTTAAGTTACTTCCTTTGGATTTTACAGAGTTGAAATCACAAAGTTTATTGGAGGATTCCTATACTAAAGCCAGTATAAAGGGTTTCTACCCGGCTATTTTCGACAGGGATATTGATCCTGTTGTTTTCTATTCCAACTATATTCAAACCTATATTGAAAAAGACGTAACTGAATTAATGAACATCCGCGATCTAAAGGTTTTCCGGACGTTTTTGGGGCTATGTGCCGGTCGTGCCGGCCAGTTGTTAAATTATAGCGCTTTGGCCAATGAGTGCGACATTTCACATAGCACCGCTAAAGCCTGGTTATCCATACTGGAAAGCAGTTATATCATTTTCCTTTTGCAGCCTTATCATCAAAATTTCAACAAGCGGCTGGTAAAAAGCCCTAAATTGTATTTTTACGATACAGGCTTGCTGAGTTATCTATTGGGGATAAGAACTGTCGGCGAACTGGAAGAAAACCGGCTGAAAGGGCAGGTTTTTGAAAATATGATCCTTGCTGAATACCAGAAAAAGAAGCATCACTTATACCTGCACCAGGATTATTATTTCTGGCAGGACAGCAATGCCCATGAAGTTGACCTGCTGATGAAAAAGAGCAACGGTTTTTCCATTTTTGAAATAAAGGCGACCCAAACCATCAGCAGCAGTTTATTTAAAAAAATGGACCGTTTTGAAGAAATAGCCGCCCCCGCCGAAGTAAGTAAAACCCTGATCTACGGCGGAGCCGAAAACGAAAAAAGGACCAAATATGATGTACTGAGTTGGAAGAATGTTTCGGATGGAGAGAAATCAATTAAAGGTATAATCGGGTGA
- a CDS encoding tRNA pseudouridine synthase A — protein MVNLHFNQKRHLRYFFHIAYHGTHYNGWQKHPGMHSVQEVLESALSRILKKQVAIIGCGRTDAKVHAGQFFFHTDLDDDWDFDLFFRLNKILPDDIAIFDIIPMQGLPHARFDAIQRSYDYYIHTYKDPFLSQFSSFYPEKDPGLDKMKAAVALLPLYTDYRAFCKCPDKIDHTLCYISSAGLYASADGSRLRFNISANRFLSKMIRIIVGRLVDIGRGEMSVDEFEHYLANGETPQVIIPAYPQGLYLSKVTYPYLDLPAITSYSGGLRNVANADWLAV, from the coding sequence ATGGTAAATTTGCACTTCAATCAAAAAAGACACTTGAGGTACTTCTTCCACATCGCCTATCATGGCACGCATTATAACGGATGGCAAAAACACCCGGGGATGCACAGCGTGCAGGAAGTACTGGAAAGCGCACTCAGCCGGATATTGAAGAAGCAGGTGGCAATTATAGGCTGCGGACGAACGGATGCAAAAGTACATGCCGGCCAGTTTTTTTTTCATACTGATTTAGATGACGATTGGGATTTCGACCTGTTTTTCAGGCTGAACAAGATCCTGCCGGATGACATTGCCATTTTCGATATTATCCCCATGCAAGGACTGCCGCATGCCAGGTTTGATGCTATCCAACGGTCATACGACTATTACATACATACTTATAAAGACCCTTTTTTAAGCCAGTTCAGTTCGTTTTATCCTGAAAAAGATCCCGGTCTTGATAAAATGAAGGCCGCAGTGGCCCTGCTGCCGCTTTATACTGATTACAGGGCCTTTTGCAAATGCCCTGACAAGATTGATCATACGCTTTGCTATATTTCATCAGCCGGTTTGTATGCCAGCGCTGACGGAAGCAGACTGAGGTTTAATATCTCCGCCAACCGTTTTCTAAGTAAAATGATCAGGATCATCGTCGGGCGCCTGGTTGATATTGGCCGTGGTGAAATGAGCGTAGATGAATTTGAACATTACCTGGCAAACGGTGAAACGCCGCAAGTAATTATCCCGGCTTACCCACAGGGGCTTTACCTGTCGAAGGTTACTTACCCCTACCTGGATCTTCCTGCCATAACCTCCTATTCCGGCGGACTTCGTAACGTTGCTAATGCAGACTGGCTGGCTGTTTAG
- a CDS encoding right-handed parallel beta-helix repeat-containing protein, whose translation MIKHSATIKNKIYHFEGTDSLSEAPVVIEGDNITVDFNGAVVNGNTDDENPDKFKGTGIVIKAGRNITLKNLVVKGFRVGVMARGVTALKIINGDFSNNFRQHLNSSRQTEDLADWQSYHHNEKDEWLRFGAGIYLRDCDSADIHGNTVTEGQCGLMMTNCNNGLIYNNNFSFNSGIGIGMYRCNRNNILYNKLDWNVRGYSYGVYYRGQDSAGILIFEQSSDNTFAWNSATHSGDGFFLWAGQTSMETGDGGCNDNLVFGNDFSYAPTNAVEITFSRNKIINNILHDSWHGVWGGFSYNTIIANNDFSGNLSAIAIEHGKDNVIEQNSFSDDKAGIELWSNPKRPKDIGYLQKRDTRSMNYSISNNSFKNEKNIFNINNTTDIRISNNLVSGGILQQKLDSTVKNMEFDHTGDQVKPHTDSSFFPKLTFKIAGQNAMLSPTRPKGKKYIMMTDWGPYSFSYPIAWEEKTDSTGKIYLDMIGPPGKWKIIHIKGLSNPSPLNGEFPGKLIGQKDSSALTNIDIEMEFKGDQVISPFGIRYAKGDPYTFHYRKFEIPFKWQMKWFVFDTTSDPLKHPAQFNKIINGTPVKLTNGPVLSKVFGLGFGKNIAREKVVTVSEAEIDVPDGLYRIGISASEMAKVYVDDQLILQNWDPAKLIYDADYHRDVITPLKGKHTIRIEQAQYGDYGMLNFIIQPVYH comes from the coding sequence GTGATCAAACATTCCGCCACCATCAAAAATAAGATCTACCATTTTGAGGGTACCGATTCCTTATCGGAAGCTCCGGTAGTAATTGAAGGCGATAATATAACTGTGGATTTTAACGGGGCTGTTGTTAACGGGAATACCGATGATGAAAACCCCGATAAATTTAAAGGAACAGGTATTGTTATTAAAGCCGGAAGAAATATCACCTTAAAAAACCTTGTTGTAAAAGGATTTAGGGTGGGGGTTATGGCCCGCGGGGTAACTGCGTTAAAGATCATTAACGGTGATTTTAGCAACAATTTCAGGCAGCACCTGAACAGTTCGCGCCAAACCGAAGACCTGGCAGACTGGCAGAGCTACCACCACAATGAGAAGGATGAGTGGCTTCGCTTTGGCGCGGGAATTTATTTGCGGGATTGTGACAGCGCTGACATTCACGGTAACACCGTGACTGAAGGGCAATGCGGCTTGATGATGACCAATTGCAACAATGGCCTTATTTATAACAATAACTTCTCTTTTAATTCAGGCATCGGGATCGGGATGTACCGCTGCAACCGAAACAATATTTTATACAATAAACTCGACTGGAACGTGCGCGGATATAGCTACGGTGTTTATTACCGTGGGCAGGATTCGGCAGGGATCTTGATATTTGAACAATCAAGCGATAACACCTTCGCCTGGAATTCGGCAACCCATTCAGGAGATGGCTTCTTTTTGTGGGCCGGGCAAACCTCGATGGAGACCGGTGATGGAGGCTGCAACGACAACCTGGTATTTGGGAACGATTTCTCCTATGCGCCCACAAATGCCGTTGAAATTACTTTTAGCCGCAACAAGATCATTAACAATATATTGCACGATAGCTGGCATGGTGTATGGGGTGGCTTTAGTTATAATACCATCATCGCCAACAATGACTTTTCGGGCAATTTATCTGCTATCGCCATTGAGCATGGGAAAGACAACGTTATTGAGCAAAATAGCTTTAGCGATGACAAGGCTGGCATTGAGTTATGGTCGAACCCAAAAAGGCCAAAAGATATTGGATACCTGCAAAAAAGAGACACCCGGAGTATGAATTACAGCATCAGTAATAACAGTTTTAAGAATGAAAAAAACATTTTCAATATCAACAACACCACCGATATCCGCATCAGCAATAACCTTGTATCAGGCGGCATATTGCAGCAAAAGCTCGACTCAACAGTGAAAAATATGGAGTTTGATCATACCGGGGATCAAGTGAAACCACATACCGACAGTAGCTTTTTCCCTAAGTTGACCTTTAAGATAGCCGGGCAAAATGCAATGTTGAGCCCAACGCGTCCAAAAGGGAAAAAGTATATCATGATGACCGACTGGGGGCCTTACAGCTTTAGTTACCCCATAGCATGGGAAGAAAAAACGGATAGTACCGGTAAAATCTACCTGGATATGATAGGCCCACCCGGGAAATGGAAAATCATCCATATTAAAGGCTTATCCAACCCTTCCCCCTTAAACGGGGAATTTCCCGGAAAGCTTATCGGGCAGAAAGATAGCAGCGCGTTAACCAATATTGATATCGAAATGGAATTCAAGGGAGACCAGGTAATTTCGCCTTTCGGGATAAGGTATGCGAAGGGAGACCCTTATACTTTTCATTACCGGAAATTTGAGATCCCTTTTAAATGGCAAATGAAATGGTTTGTGTTTGATACCACCAGCGACCCGCTGAAACACCCTGCTCAGTTTAATAAAATAATCAATGGCACACCTGTTAAACTAACCAATGGCCCGGTGCTAAGCAAGGTTTTTGGTCTTGGCTTTGGTAAAAATATAGCCCGGGAAAAAGTAGTCACCGTTTCTGAAGCCGAAATTGATGTGCCGGATGGTTTATACCGCATCGGTATCAGCGCCTCGGAAATGGCGAAGGTTTATGTTGATGATCAATTAATTTTACAAAACTGGGACCCCGCCAAACTCATCTACGATGCCGACTACCACCGGGATGTTATTACCCCGTTAAAGGGGAAGCATACGATACGTATTGAACAGGCACAATACGGCGACTATGGCATGTTAAATTTTATTATTCAGCCGGTTTACCATTAA
- a CDS encoding DEAD/DEAH box helicase, translating into MAWSEKLKLNKSLLSKVNGLGYESPKEIQQKTLARIYGGQDLIAIGPEGCGKTTTYVLSVSNRLGYSPEGVPRVLILVPTKEHVLDVITRFEELNKNKYLQLVGLYAAPGTESQMNALADGADIVVATPDRARSIYLKLGLNLNKIELLIIDDADQIVKQGLQLPVAELANSITKAQHLVFTEVMHDKLQKMISPFMENAALVEIEEIAESKIETLPQVLYHVPNFITKLNLLNLFMQDDELFTKTIVFVNTRQTAEKIYKTLQNRQSTTVAIYNSWSIEFKGIAHIEEFKESEQARILIIADDKTQPQDLTDIPFLIHFELPAEKEIFIQRVTPKAPMNDEEETLALTFATDLELTLVKRIEQATGKKIPLGELPADLVIEQEKKTSAAEEKQPVKPKVTAPVAGEAFHQKKPENAKTYNYSSGQKAKMNNKRKHG; encoded by the coding sequence ATGGCGTGGTCAGAAAAATTAAAGCTGAATAAAAGTTTGCTCAGTAAAGTAAACGGATTGGGATATGAGTCCCCTAAAGAAATTCAGCAAAAAACATTGGCGCGCATTTATGGCGGGCAGGACCTTATTGCGATAGGCCCTGAAGGCTGCGGCAAAACCACTACTTACGTTTTGTCGGTTTCAAATCGCTTAGGGTATTCGCCGGAAGGTGTACCAAGGGTGCTGATACTGGTGCCAACCAAAGAGCATGTGCTGGATGTAATTACCCGTTTTGAAGAACTGAATAAAAACAAGTACCTGCAATTAGTAGGCCTGTATGCCGCCCCCGGCACCGAAAGCCAGATGAACGCCCTGGCTGATGGGGCCGACATTGTAGTTGCCACGCCTGACAGGGCACGTTCCATCTACCTTAAACTCGGCCTCAATCTCAATAAGATCGAATTGTTGATCATTGACGATGCCGACCAGATTGTAAAACAGGGACTACAACTACCTGTAGCCGAACTGGCTAATAGCATTACCAAAGCGCAGCACCTGGTTTTTACCGAGGTAATGCACGATAAGCTGCAAAAAATGATCAGTCCATTTATGGAAAACGCGGCACTTGTCGAGATTGAAGAAATTGCGGAAAGTAAAATAGAAACCCTGCCGCAGGTATTGTATCATGTACCCAATTTCATCACTAAGCTCAACCTGCTGAACCTATTTATGCAGGATGATGAATTGTTTACTAAAACCATTGTATTTGTAAATACGCGCCAAACGGCTGAAAAGATCTATAAAACGCTGCAAAACAGGCAAAGCACTACAGTAGCAATATATAACTCATGGTCGATAGAATTTAAGGGGATAGCGCATATAGAAGAATTTAAAGAATCGGAACAGGCAAGGATCCTGATCATCGCGGACGACAAAACACAACCGCAGGATCTGACAGACATTCCGTTTTTGATCCACTTTGAGCTACCGGCCGAAAAAGAGATTTTCATTCAGCGCGTCACCCCCAAGGCCCCCATGAATGATGAAGAAGAAACCCTGGCTTTAACATTTGCCACCGACCTTGAACTAACCCTGGTAAAAAGAATTGAGCAGGCCACCGGCAAAAAAATACCTTTGGGCGAATTACCTGCAGACCTGGTGATCGAGCAGGAGAAAAAAACTTCAGCAGCAGAAGAAAAACAACCCGTAAAACCCAAAGTAACCGCACCGGTTGCCGGCGAAGCCTTTCACCAGAAAAAACCAGAGAACGCTAAAACCTATAATTACAGCTCGGGCCAAAAAGCCAAGATGAATAATAAAAGGAAGCATGGATAG
- a CDS encoding iron chaperone, with the protein MEAGVKFKTVNEYFSSFPESTREILEVMRSTIKQEAPNAQEVISYNMPAFKANGVLVYYAAYQGHVGFYPTSTPIEVFKQELTAYKFSKGAIQFPIDHPLPVDLIRRMVKFRVQQDSEKAGKKKF; encoded by the coding sequence ATGGAAGCAGGCGTAAAATTTAAAACAGTAAACGAATATTTTTCGTCTTTCCCTGAAAGTACAAGGGAAATTTTAGAGGTAATGCGTAGTACCATCAAACAGGAAGCACCAAACGCACAGGAAGTGATCAGCTATAATATGCCCGCGTTTAAAGCGAATGGCGTATTGGTTTATTATGCTGCGTACCAGGGGCATGTTGGTTTTTATCCAACTTCAACCCCTATCGAGGTGTTTAAGCAAGAACTCACAGCCTACAAATTTTCAAAAGGCGCTATTCAGTTCCCGATTGACCACCCGCTGCCTGTCGACCTGATCCGCCGGATGGTAAAGTTCAGGGTGCAGCAGGATTCGGAAAAAGCCGGGAAGAAAAAGTTTTAG
- a CDS encoding NAD(P)-dependent alcohol dehydrogenase has protein sequence MITTKAYAAQDEKTPLAPWTFERREVGPHDVQFDILYCGVCHSDLHQIKNDWFPGIFPMVPGHEIVGRIVKVGDHVKKFKVGQLAGTGCMVDSCRVCENCKRDLEQYCLNGSSQTYNGLEQDGKTPTYGGYSNTIVVNEDFVLHISEGLNLAAVAPLLCAGITTYSPLRHWKVGKGHKLAVLGLGGLGHMAVKFGVAFGADVTVLSTSPKKEADAKKLGAHHFVVTTDEAQVKAARGTFDFILDTVSAEHDFNMYLGLLRTDGVHICVGVPPKPAEIAAFSLLGGRKSLAGSGIGGIKETQEMLDFCAENNIVSDIEMIDIKDIQTAYDRMVKGDVRYRFVIDMATL, from the coding sequence ATGATAACAACCAAAGCTTATGCTGCGCAGGATGAAAAAACTCCGCTGGCACCCTGGACATTTGAACGCCGCGAAGTAGGCCCGCATGATGTTCAGTTCGATATTTTATACTGCGGCGTTTGCCACTCCGATCTTCACCAGATCAAAAACGACTGGTTTCCCGGTATTTTCCCAATGGTACCCGGTCACGAAATTGTGGGCCGCATTGTAAAAGTTGGCGACCACGTGAAAAAATTTAAAGTAGGCCAACTGGCCGGTACCGGTTGCATGGTAGACTCGTGCCGCGTTTGCGAAAACTGCAAGCGTGACCTGGAACAATATTGCCTCAACGGCAGCTCGCAAACTTATAACGGTTTAGAGCAGGATGGCAAAACACCTACCTATGGCGGTTACTCGAACACCATTGTGGTTAACGAAGATTTTGTACTCCACATTTCGGAAGGGCTAAACCTTGCCGCAGTGGCGCCTTTGTTGTGTGCCGGTATCACCACTTATTCGCCATTGAGGCACTGGAAAGTGGGCAAGGGGCATAAACTGGCCGTGCTTGGCCTTGGTGGACTGGGCCATATGGCGGTTAAATTTGGCGTCGCTTTCGGCGCTGATGTAACCGTATTAAGCACATCGCCTAAAAAAGAGGCCGACGCCAAAAAGCTTGGCGCTCACCATTTTGTAGTTACTACAGACGAGGCGCAGGTAAAAGCTGCACGGGGCACCTTCGACTTTATCCTGGATACAGTATCCGCTGAACATGATTTTAACATGTACCTGGGATTACTGAGAACTGACGGTGTGCATATTTGCGTTGGCGTACCGCCAAAACCGGCCGAAATAGCCGCGTTTAGTTTGCTTGGCGGCCGCAAAAGCCTTGCCGGCTCAGGCATTGGCGGCATTAAGGAAACCCAGGAAATGCTGGATTTCTGCGCCGAAAACAATATCGTATCGGATATTGAAATGATTGATATCAAAGATATCCAAACCGCTTATGACCGTATGGTAAAAGGCGACGTGCGTTACCGCTTTGTCATCGACATGGCTACCTTATAA